From the bacterium genome, one window contains:
- a CDS encoding nitroreductase family protein codes for MVSDDSIIEVIRKRRSWRTYIPEAMEEQVREKLEIRLAEKHLGPFPGQVRFRLIELQNDPVQAKQKIGTYGMIKDARYYIVGAVTRGEKALENYGYLFEKIILAATEMGLGTCWVGGALHRNDIARRIEATKEEYIPAISPVGKVVEKRALRDQMVSLAAGSKNRKKWQELFFYNHFSTPLRKEDVPEYANPLEMVRLGPSASNRQPWRIVKEGGRPRFHFYLQKNRFYGKIAHSVLGAEDIQYLDMGIAMCHFAMAAKEQGLQGRWLVAPPTYFEPPEGVEYSVSWIEN; via the coding sequence ATGGTATCCGATGATTCGATTATTGAGGTGATACGCAAGCGCCGTTCCTGGCGGACATACATCCCGGAAGCGATGGAGGAGCAGGTCAGAGAAAAACTTGAAATACGACTGGCGGAGAAACATCTTGGTCCTTTTCCAGGTCAGGTACGCTTTCGTTTGATTGAACTGCAAAATGATCCGGTGCAGGCAAAACAGAAAATAGGGACTTATGGCATGATCAAAGATGCCCGCTATTATATTGTCGGTGCAGTCACCCGGGGGGAAAAGGCGCTGGAAAATTATGGCTACCTGTTTGAGAAAATTATCCTGGCAGCCACGGAGATGGGTTTGGGAACCTGCTGGGTTGGGGGTGCGCTGCATCGCAATGATATTGCCCGGCGTATTGAAGCAACAAAAGAAGAATATATTCCGGCCATTTCTCCGGTCGGGAAGGTGGTTGAAAAACGCGCACTGCGCGATCAGATGGTAAGCTTGGCCGCCGGTTCAAAAAATCGCAAAAAGTGGCAGGAGCTTTTTTTTTATAATCATTTTTCAACACCACTCAGAAAAGAGGATGTCCCGGAGTATGCCAATCCTTTGGAAATGGTGCGTTTGGGTCCTTCGGCATCCAATCGCCAACCATGGCGCATTGTCAAGGAAGGCGGGCGCCCGCGTTTTCATTTTTATTTACAAAAAAATCGTTTTTATGGGAAAATTGCGCACTCTGTTTTGGGTGCTGAGGATATTCAGTATTTGGACATGGGTATTGCCATGTGCCATTTTGCCATGGCAGCCAAAGAGCAGGGATTGCAGGGACGCTGGCTGGTCGCGCCGCCGACATACTTTGAACCGCCCGAGGGTGTGGAATATAGCGTGAGTTGGATTGAAAACTAG
- a CDS encoding cold shock domain-containing protein: MSVQGKVKWFNNAKGYGFLEQEGSDKDIFVHFSSIQSEGFKTLKEGEVVEFEITEGPKGAQAANVKKIGGEEA, translated from the coding sequence ATGTCAGTACAAGGAAAAGTCAAATGGTTTAACAACGCAAAAGGGTACGGTTTTTTGGAACAGGAGGGCAGTGATAAGGATATTTTCGTTCATTTTTCTTCTATTCAGTCGGAAGGATTCAAAACGCTTAAAGAGGGCGAGGTGGTTGAATTTGAAATCACGGAAGGACCCAAAGGCGCACAAGCCGCAAATGTAAAAAAGATTGGCGGCGAAGAGGCTTAA
- a CDS encoding NAD-dependent deacylase: MERQLQTAAAILRNARRVTAFTGAGVSVESGIPPFRGAGGLWEKVDPIFLDLQYFIKNPLTSWQMINKIFYDFFGQAKPNAAHKVLARLEQSGRLAGVITQNIDHLHQRAGSRQVIAFHGTAQELACLSCGKKHALAAVSLKNLPPVCLVCEGILKPGFIFFGEAIPEPAQSDAFAEAEASDGFLVIGTTGEVMPACMLPRVAKEHGAKIIEVNTVPSLYTRDITDIFLEGTAAAVLPRLEALW; encoded by the coding sequence GTGGAGAGACAGTTACAGACAGCAGCAGCCATTTTAAGAAATGCTCGCCGGGTCACCGCGTTTACCGGCGCGGGGGTTTCTGTGGAAAGCGGCATCCCGCCTTTTCGCGGAGCCGGTGGACTCTGGGAAAAAGTCGATCCGATTTTTTTAGATTTGCAATATTTTATAAAAAATCCGCTCACATCCTGGCAGATGATCAATAAAATTTTTTATGATTTTTTTGGTCAGGCAAAACCCAACGCAGCGCACAAAGTGCTCGCCCGGTTGGAACAATCAGGCCGGCTTGCCGGTGTGATCACCCAAAATATTGATCACCTGCATCAGCGGGCCGGCAGCCGGCAGGTGATTGCATTTCATGGAACCGCCCAGGAGCTGGCCTGCCTAAGCTGCGGTAAAAAGCATGCGTTGGCGGCGGTCTCCCTAAAAAATCTTCCACCGGTTTGTCTTGTTTGTGAGGGGATTTTAAAACCAGGCTTCATTTTTTTTGGGGAAGCAATTCCCGAACCTGCACAGTCTGATGCTTTTGCCGAGGCTGAGGCTTCGGATGGTTTTTTAGTCATTGGAACGACCGGGGAGGTTATGCCGGCCTGTATGCTCCCCCGGGTCGCCAAGGAGCACGGTGCGAAAATTATTGAGGTGAATACAGTTCCGTCACTCTATACGCGTGACATCACGGATATTTTTTTGGAGGGGACTGCGGCTGCCGTGCTGCCCCGGTTGGAAGCGCTCTGGTAG
- a CDS encoding DUF296 domain-containing protein — MEYTQGLLGRVFILKFFHDDDILECLKPFIKKEKIKTAVIQLMGAVQYATLVTGPKQPKIPPDPQWETITGGWETIGMGTVFSDKQGPHIHIHATFGSGKKTRTGCLRKTGKVFLVVEAIVTEIKNTRAEKQLDQASGLELLHIATQPKKRKHE; from the coding sequence ATGGAATATACGCAAGGTTTATTGGGCAGGGTTTTTATTTTAAAATTTTTTCATGATGACGACATACTTGAATGTCTCAAACCGTTTATAAAAAAGGAAAAAATAAAGACAGCTGTGATCCAATTAATGGGTGCGGTTCAATACGCTACGCTGGTGACTGGTCCAAAGCAACCCAAGATCCCACCGGACCCGCAATGGGAAACCATCACCGGTGGCTGGGAAACCATCGGCATGGGCACGGTTTTTTCCGACAAACAGGGGCCGCATATTCATATTCATGCAACTTTTGGGAGCGGGAAAAAAACCCGAACCGGGTGTCTGCGAAAAACCGGTAAAGTTTTTCTGGTGGTGGAAGCGATCGTGACGGAAATAAAAAATACCCGGGCGGAAAAACAGCTGGATCAGGCCAGTGGTTTGGAACTGCTGCATATAGCGACCCAACCGAAAAAACGCAAACACGAATAG
- a CDS encoding DUF1667 domain-containing protein produces MKKNFTCIECPKGCQLTVRVENEIVREVLGNQCPKGEVYAKQEIEHPLRTLTTTVAAQQLTVAMIPVRTTGPIPKPALREAMQLIKQIVITQPVKANQVLRKNFMSFNVDLIATRTIER; encoded by the coding sequence ATGAAAAAAAACTTCACTTGTATTGAATGTCCTAAAGGTTGTCAACTCACTGTCCGGGTGGAAAATGAGATTGTCCGGGAAGTACTGGGAAATCAATGCCCCAAGGGCGAGGTGTATGCCAAACAGGAAATCGAACATCCGCTGAGAACGCTTACGACAACCGTCGCGGCACAACAGCTGACCGTCGCGATGATACCGGTTAGAACAACAGGCCCCATTCCCAAACCGGCTTTACGCGAAGCCATGCAGCTTATTAAACAAATCGTCATTACCCAACCTGTGAAGGCAAATCAAGTGCTAAGAAAAAATTTCATGTCTTTCAATGTCGATCTCATCGCCACGCGTACCATTGAGCGATAA